The Oryza glaberrima chromosome 5, OglaRS2, whole genome shotgun sequence DNA segment TCAATCCCTACGTTTGAAGAGATGCCTAGGTTGATCGGCGTCGATGAGGTGAAAACCGGACAACAAGATCAGGGGGGAgaatgttggattttttttctttagtgtCGTGTCGTGTACCATGTTTCGCGACATCTGATGTGGCATTTGTCGCTACTCGAGTGTGACGTGGGGATCATGGCATCATGCCCACCTCGTTTTGTTACTTCTTAAAATAGCAAATCAAAGATAAAAACCTAAAAGCAGTCGCTTTACTGCAGCACCAAACACCTTGTGTGCATTACTCTGTTTTTTGGAACTTCAATCTCAGTTCGAGGTAGATTGCTAGGATCCTAGTTTAAGTCCTGTAGCTCCACCACTTGACTATAATAAAGAAAGATCACCGGAAGAGCGAACCTGACGTCTCatgaattagtttttttttttaaaaaaaactcataattatatttatatttatatttatgagGATTATAAATAGAGTTGAAGGGAAATAACATCCCCAATACCAAagaataaattttacaaaactacggATACTTTGACTAAATTATCACAtcatatttaacaataaatttatcaaaaaatgtCCAAGTTTGAGTTATTAATGTCCAAGTTTTGTTATTAACTTGAtattaaacatgtagttttgtgataaatttgttattaaatctgtagttttgtgatacaccaccttaaatatgtagttctatgacaaatttagtgctaaatatatagtttcgtgatacatcatgttaaatatgtagttttatgataatttagctAAAATACttgtaattttgtgaaatttactcaaagaTAAAGCATACATAGCAACACCATCCATTCATCCATTCAGAAAGTAAAGCCAACTGAAGTAAGAAAAAACTTAGATAATTAGATTTCAATTGTGCAATTGTTGATGCGACCGATTCAAAGGCTACAAAAattgagatgcacttgataaGACAGTGGTAAGGGTGTGTAATTTTAACCCTGAGATCCCGTTTTCGATCCTCAACACGCTCAAATTTCTTCTTTAAAAGAATGTTTGGAGGGACATCTCTCCCTCCAAATTACCTTGTTTTTAAAGGCTACAAAATTGAGCAAAATTTAGGCCATAGAAAGGGAGAAGCTCAAATGAGTTCCAGGATGGCATGCACACGCTGTTGTTgggttttcttcctcctcgtTTCGTTTCATGGTTTCCATGCCAAAAGTAGTCCGGCCACCAGCGAAGACGGCAGCGCCCATTTTTTGCCTCCAATTAAcggccttcttcctcctccgatcGTCGCCCAGCATATAAAAGCACAGCACCCTCGCGCCAATGCCTCTTGTCGGAGCTCCATTTCTTTGGCTTGTTCATCCTCGAGCTCCGGCCATTACCCCCCGTACCCATGCCCACCTTCTTCTTCATCGATCGCAGGTAAGATGATGCTGATCTCGCGCAAaatttggtttctttttttcccaattTGTGTTAACGCTAATGTTTTCTTTGATTTGTCGTGTCCGTTTTGATATTGATTTGATTGGTTTTGTTGTGTGAATTGTTTTCAGATCAGCGGCGTCATCGCCGCCGATTGCGATCGTGATCAACAAGggacggcagcgcggcggcggcggcgaacagaGGAGGTAGCGATCGGTGACGACCTCGCCGGACGTGTCAATGGAGTCCATggatcatggcggcggcggtgctggccTGCTCGCGGtggctgcggcgccggcgccggcggcggtgctgaCGACGATGCATGGGCGCGAGCTGTCGCACTCCTCCTGCTCCTTCtcgtcggcggccgcgtcgctgtcgtcgccgtcgtcgtcgacgtcgtcgaggAGCTACCACGCTGCGATGTCCGGCAAGTCGCTGTCGTGCGAGAGCATCCCGGAGATCATGGACAAGCAGtcgtccttctcctcctcggcgtcgtcCTACGAGAGCTTCATCCAGCTCGAGGCAGCCGACCTCGACCGCatcaccgcggcggcggcggcgacgcgggcgccgGCCGTGCAGACGATGATGGCGTcgcacgagcagcagcagctcgccgtcgccggcggcagcggagggtATGATCCGAAGAGGCTCCCGTCGTCGATTTTCCGGACGGggtcgacgagctccggcggcggcggcggcggcggcggcgactggagcGTCGCCTCCAACGACTCGCTGTTCAGCATCAACCTCCGCCACTCCGGCGACCTCAGCGCGCGCTACAACAGCAGCAACcacagcagcagcggcgacctCTTCTACGACGCCTCCGGTGGAGGGTTCCACCGCATCCCCTCCtctacctcggccgccgccgccgccgccggcggcggcggcgggggcgggggcgggggcctTTGCGTGAGCGGCTCCTGCGCCAGGtgcaccaccatcgccgccggcaaGAACAGGAAGTCCGTCCGGTTCGCCCCCGACGCCGAGATCGTCTCCGGCGAGATCACCAACCCCTCCGCCGTCTTCcccacggaggcggcggcgccggcgacggaagggaaggaggcggcgaagagcccggacgcggcggcgcagggaggGTGGTGCCTGTTCCGATGCTgctggccgtcgccgccgtcggtgtgGTGGCCTCGatgcgggtgcggcggcggctgcggcgtgttctgctgcggcggcgagaaTTGCCGGTGCTAAAATTTGGCGGGAGATTGGGGGCATTGCGCGCCAATGTAGGGCGATTTGAACGCGATCTTGGTTTTGAATGTGTTGCGATGTTGTTGAAGTGAACCGACCAGAATCTGCGTGTATGTAGACAAGGTTTTTATTATAGAGATATTTGGTGATAAACAAACAACCGTGCAATTCACTGCTGTCCACCAGGGTTAAACCTTTAGTTTAGCCGATTTGATCGGTGCTCACCGAAATATTTCAAaccaaaattttgaataaaatttagttgaatttgaacaaatattaccaaaatttatggataaattaaaaatttcggccgaaataatatcgtatcggaggggtccgaaatttcggaaatttcgttCCGGAATTTTCAACCACGCTGTCCACCGGTTTATGGAAACCGACCAAAAACCGGTAAAAACCGAAAATATAAACTTTCGTTAACGCCATACAAAATCCGGCTAATACCGGTCGGCTTTTACAAACCGAGTACCAATGGTTTGTGGTATTTGGTCTACTTTGTTTTCATTGCTCATGATCGATGTGTTCATGCTCTCTACTCTTCTCTATATTTATCCCCTTCCTTTCTGGTTTACATCTATGTTTTCTGGTCTTGCTGATACACGTTTATGTTTTCAAATTGCATTTTAACGAACACCGCCAATGGTTTGCAATAACTCCCcctatttttatattaaaagttgATTTATTCGGTGCATAACCAGAAATCAACTCATTTTCGATGGATGGTGCATCATCTTGACTTACCAGccacaaccaaaatttaaatttttaaacgcATTTTAGAGTTCTTTTGTCATCAAATTTTGTTTTCCCGTCTTGGCTTTTAAACCTATTAAAAAGAGACATAAAAGTTTTTcctatttttcatatttgctaTTTGATAGTTGACTGCTTTACTATGGGTTGGGCAATTGACCGTGTGAGTTGTCCATTGTGTGTTGCGATTTGTGCGTGTTATCTGGTTCGGAAACTATACTGATTGGTTGTACTAGTACCTTTGACTTTAATTGGCAtcattttgcctttttttttctaagattgACTGTGTACCCGTGAAGTG contains these protein-coding regions:
- the LOC127773116 gene encoding uncharacterized protein LOC127773116, encoding MESMDHGGGGAGLLAVAAAPAPAAVLTTMHGRELSHSSCSFSSAAASLSSPSSSTSSRSYHAAMSGKSLSCESIPEIMDKQSSFSSSASSYESFIQLEAADLDRITAAAAATRAPAVQTMMASHEQQQLAVAGGSGGYDPKRLPSSIFRTGSTSSGGGGGGGGDWSVASNDSLFSINLRHSGDLSARYNSSNHSSSGDLFYDASGGGFHRIPSSTSAAAAAAGGGGGGGGGGLCVSGSCARCTTIAAGKNRKSVRFAPDAEIVSGEITNPSAVFPTEAAAPATEGKEAAKSPDAAAQGGWCLFRCCWPSPPSVWWPRCGCGGGCGVFCCGGENCRC